One Micropterus dolomieu isolate WLL.071019.BEF.003 ecotype Adirondacks linkage group LG23, ASM2129224v1, whole genome shotgun sequence DNA window includes the following coding sequences:
- the htr3a gene encoding 5-hydroxytryptamine receptor 3A isoform X1, with protein MRLSSTGTALIFLLIQGASRACTVKKLGSSTGRFANATLVRLSEYLSAGYKKGVRPVKDWRMSTIVSIDLMVYSILSVDEKNQVLTTYVWYRQSWRDEFLVWNPEDFDEVEQVSIPTANVWVPDILINEFVDVGKSPDIPYVYVRHNGLVHNYKPIQVVTACTLNIYNFPFDVQNCSLTFQSWLHTIDDINITLMRNPEQLKKDKSVFMNQGEWELLYILSNYKIFSVDNNDHYAEMKFHVVIRRRPLFYTVNLLLPSIFLMVMDIVGFYLPPDSGERVSFKITLLLGYSVFLIIVSDTLPATAIGTPLIGVYFVVCMALLVISLTETVLIVRLVHKQDLQPPVPDWVKYLVLERAPVLFCIHKKHRLCSTLSSQASDLEHYKDSNYGTSKCTLHHTCELGRRLSHHDREDGLLGLGLPPSRDPTPPVMDNILQEVTAIRHFLEKRDKCREIAKEWLQVGYVLDVLLFRVYLVAMVAYSITLGTLWSVWQVA; from the exons ATGAGACTCTCCTCAACTGGGACAGCACTCATTTTCCTTCTTATTCAAGGAGCATCAAGAGCATGCACAG tAAAGAAACTGGGCAGCAGCACAGGAAGATTTGCCAATGCCACGTTAGTGCGGCTATCTGAGTATTTGAGTGCGGGGTATAAGAAGGGAGTGAGACCAGTGAAAGACTGGAGGATGTCCACCATAGTGTCCATAGACCTCATGGTTTACTCCATCCTCAGTGTG GATGAGAAGAACCAGGTTTTGACAACATATGTGTGGTACAGACAG TCATGGAGAGATGAATTCCTGGTCTGGAACCCAGAAGACTTTGATGAAGTCGAGCAGGTTTCTATACCTACTGCTAATGTATGGGTGCCTGACATCCTCATCAATGAGTT TGTAGATGTGGGAAAGTCTCCAGACATACCTTATGTATATGTGAGACATAATGGACTGGTGCACAACTACAAGCCCATCCAGGTGGTCACAGCCTGCACTCTCAACATCTACAACTTTCCATTTGATGTCCAGAATTGCAGCCTCACCTTCCAGAGCTGGCTGCATACCA TTGATGACATCAACATCACCCTGATGCGAAACCCTGAGCAGCTCAAGAAGGACAAGAGTGTCTTCATGAACCAAGGAGAGTGGGAGCTGCTTTATATATTGTCCAACTACAAGATCTTCAGTGTGGACAATAATGACCATTATGCTGAGATGAAGTTCCAT GTGGTGATCCGACGGCGGCCATTGTTCTACACTGTGAACCTGCTGCTGCCCAGTATCTTCTTGATGGTGATGGACATTGTGGGTTTCTATCTGCCACCAGACAGTGGAGAGAGGGTTTCCTTCAAGATCACTTTGTTGCTGGGCTACTCTGTCTTCCTCATCATTGTATCTGACACTCTGCCTGCCACCGCTATTGGAACCCCGCTGATAG GTGTGTACTTCGTGGTTTGTATGGCCCTCCTGGTGATCAGCCTAACAGAAACTGTGCTGATTGTGCGACTGGTCCACAAGCAGGACCTGCAGCCCCCTGTGCCCGACTGGGTGAAGTACTTGGTGCTGGAAAGAGCTCCAGTCCTCTTCTGCATCCACAAGAAGCACCGCCTTTGTTCCACACTGTCCTCCCAGGCCTCTGACCTGGAGCACTACAAGGACAGCAACTATGGGACTAGTAAG TGCACCCTCCACCACACTTGTGAGCTAGGCCGAAGGCTCAGCCATCATGACAGGGAAGATGGGCTGCTCGGACTGGGCCTGCCCCCCTCCAGGGACCCCACCCCGCCTGTCATGGACAACATCCTACAGGAAGTGACAGCGATACGCCACTTCCTGGAGAAGAGGGACAAGTGCCGGGAAATTGCCAAAGAGTGGTTGCAGGTCGGCTACGTGCTGGACGTGCTGCTCTTCAGAGTTTACCTAGTGGCCATGGTGGCCTACAGCATCACACTGGGCACTCTGTGGTCAGTGTGGCAGGTCGCCTGA
- the htr3a gene encoding 5-hydroxytryptamine receptor 3A isoform X2: MRLSSTGTALIFLLIQGASRACTVKKLGSSTGRFANATLVRLSEYLSAGYKKGVRPVKDWRMSTIVSIDLMVYSILSVDEKNQVLTTYVWYRQSWRDEFLVWNPEDFDEVEQVSIPTANVWVPDILINEFVDVGKSPDIPYVYVRHNGLVHNYKPIQVVTACTLNIYNFPFDVQNCSLTFQSWLHTIDDINITLMRNPEQLKKDKSVFMNQGEWELLYILSNYKIFSVDNNDHYAEMKFHVVIRRRPLFYTVNLLLPSIFLMVMDIVGFYLPPDSGERVSFKITLLLGYSVFLIIVSDTLPATAIGTPLIGVYFVVCMALLVISLTETVLIVRLVHKQDLQPPVPDWVKYLVLERAPVLFCIHKKHRLCSTLSSQASDLEHYKDSNYGTTQCTLHHTCELGRRLSHHDREDGLLGLGLPPSRDPTPPVMDNILQEVTAIRHFLEKRDKCREIAKEWLQVGYVLDVLLFRVYLVAMVAYSITLGTLWSVWQVA, from the exons ATGAGACTCTCCTCAACTGGGACAGCACTCATTTTCCTTCTTATTCAAGGAGCATCAAGAGCATGCACAG tAAAGAAACTGGGCAGCAGCACAGGAAGATTTGCCAATGCCACGTTAGTGCGGCTATCTGAGTATTTGAGTGCGGGGTATAAGAAGGGAGTGAGACCAGTGAAAGACTGGAGGATGTCCACCATAGTGTCCATAGACCTCATGGTTTACTCCATCCTCAGTGTG GATGAGAAGAACCAGGTTTTGACAACATATGTGTGGTACAGACAG TCATGGAGAGATGAATTCCTGGTCTGGAACCCAGAAGACTTTGATGAAGTCGAGCAGGTTTCTATACCTACTGCTAATGTATGGGTGCCTGACATCCTCATCAATGAGTT TGTAGATGTGGGAAAGTCTCCAGACATACCTTATGTATATGTGAGACATAATGGACTGGTGCACAACTACAAGCCCATCCAGGTGGTCACAGCCTGCACTCTCAACATCTACAACTTTCCATTTGATGTCCAGAATTGCAGCCTCACCTTCCAGAGCTGGCTGCATACCA TTGATGACATCAACATCACCCTGATGCGAAACCCTGAGCAGCTCAAGAAGGACAAGAGTGTCTTCATGAACCAAGGAGAGTGGGAGCTGCTTTATATATTGTCCAACTACAAGATCTTCAGTGTGGACAATAATGACCATTATGCTGAGATGAAGTTCCAT GTGGTGATCCGACGGCGGCCATTGTTCTACACTGTGAACCTGCTGCTGCCCAGTATCTTCTTGATGGTGATGGACATTGTGGGTTTCTATCTGCCACCAGACAGTGGAGAGAGGGTTTCCTTCAAGATCACTTTGTTGCTGGGCTACTCTGTCTTCCTCATCATTGTATCTGACACTCTGCCTGCCACCGCTATTGGAACCCCGCTGATAG GTGTGTACTTCGTGGTTTGTATGGCCCTCCTGGTGATCAGCCTAACAGAAACTGTGCTGATTGTGCGACTGGTCCACAAGCAGGACCTGCAGCCCCCTGTGCCCGACTGGGTGAAGTACTTGGTGCTGGAAAGAGCTCCAGTCCTCTTCTGCATCCACAAGAAGCACCGCCTTTGTTCCACACTGTCCTCCCAGGCCTCTGACCTGGAGCACTACAAGGACAGCAACTATGGGACTA CCCAGTGCACCCTCCACCACACTTGTGAGCTAGGCCGAAGGCTCAGCCATCATGACAGGGAAGATGGGCTGCTCGGACTGGGCCTGCCCCCCTCCAGGGACCCCACCCCGCCTGTCATGGACAACATCCTACAGGAAGTGACAGCGATACGCCACTTCCTGGAGAAGAGGGACAAGTGCCGGGAAATTGCCAAAGAGTGGTTGCAGGTCGGCTACGTGCTGGACGTGCTGCTCTTCAGAGTTTACCTAGTGGCCATGGTGGCCTACAGCATCACACTGGGCACTCTGTGGTCAGTGTGGCAGGTCGCCTGA